A genomic stretch from Megalobrama amblycephala isolate DHTTF-2021 linkage group LG22, ASM1881202v1, whole genome shotgun sequence includes:
- the mix23 gene encoding protein MIX23, protein MAAPGRVLSCEDFSMFQEVLKGMRTIDDRIVHALNTTVPTVSFSGKVDATQTCKELYESLMEAHLARDKAIKLCITETSAVLGKLREERAKDSDNLSITKQLRKEQTKLKLMQSELNVEEVVNDRSLKVFNERCRIHYTPPKIK, encoded by the exons ATGGCGGCGCCCGGTAGAGTTCTGAGCTGTGAGGACTTTTCAATGTTTCAG GAAGTATTAAAAGGGATGCGCACCatagatgacagaattgtcCATGCCCTTAATACCACTGTGCCCACGGTGTCCTTTTCTGGCAAAGTGGATGCCACACAGACCTGCAAAGAGCTTTATGAATCT CTCATGGAAGCCCATCTTGCCAGAGATAAGGCAATAAAGTTATGTATTACAGAGACCTCTGCTGTCCTCGGGAAGTTACGTGAAGAGAGGGCAAAAGATAGCGACAACTTGTCAATTACCAAGCAACTCAGGAAAGAACAAACTAAG TTAAAACTCATGCAATCTGAGCTAAATGTTGAAGAAGTGGTCAATGACCGGAGTCTAAAG GTTTTCAATGAAAGGTGCCGAATTCACTACACCCCTCCTAAGATCAAGTGA